The Aneurinibacillus uraniidurans genome segment AAAACAGTCGCTCGCCTTAGCGCCGGGCTTACGCGGACCCGTTTAAAGCATAAGCGCGTGAGCATATCGGTCCCGACCTCAATGATCATTGTCCGGGCGGTTCCGCTTCCAAAAGTCCCGGCTCGTGAAGCGCGCCCACTTCTGGAGATGGAGCTTTCTTCTACCGTGCATCTGCCGTTTACGAATCCATATTTTGATTATTATAAACTTCCAGATGAAGTGGTAGAAGAGAGAGAAGATGAGGCGGGTCAAAAGGAGAGTATACGGCTTGACAACTATCTGGTGGTGGCAGCCCCAGGCAATATAGTTGAAGAGTATGTCCAGCTTTTTGAGCGACTTGATCTATCGCTTTATGCGATTGATATTGAGCCGCTGGCACTGCATCGCCTTCTTATGCAGGCTGGAGTAGACCACGAATCGTGTATAATGTATATGCAGTTTGATACAGATGCGATTAATGTCTCCTTTTTTCGGGAGAATGCCCCTGAGTTCATCCGCAGTATCCCGCTTACGATGCCCAATTATCAGTCGGTAGAGGGGACACATCTCTCAGATGGTCTGGAGGCATTGGCGGTTGAGGCAGCCCGTGAGGTCGAGCGTGTGCTAAACTTTTATCAGTTTACGATCAAAAATGACGGAACGCGTGTTAGAACGCTATACATTACCGGTACGTTCGTTGGGATTGAGAACGTGATTGAATCCATGCGTGGCGTATTGTCCGGGATTGAGATTAGCCTGTTTCCGGCTGACAATATTATGCATCCGTTTTTTGAAGATCGTGACATTCAAGATTATATAATTCCAATTGGATTATCCATGAAAGGTTGAGCGGCATGGTTGAGATTAATCTTCTTCCCCCGAAAAAACCAAAAATCAACACGCCTAGACTGACAGTGGGTATTCTGGCATTTGTCTGGGGAGTCGGCACGATTGTGACCGGGTACGCGCATTATTGTGCGGTACAGGAACAAAAAGCATTGTCTCAACAGATTGAGCAGCAGGAGAAGATCCTATCCCGTGCCGAGCAAAAGCAAAGTGAAGATCACTCACCGGCTACGTGGAAACAGTACGCTGATCTTTCGGAAAAAATGAAGCAATTGTTTTATCCACCAACCGTAATGCTCGATGAACTGGCACAAAGCCTGCCTGCGAATAGTCGATTGACTGAGGTGAAGTATACGCTAAATGGGCAGATTACCGTCCAGGGATATTTTGAGAAATATGAAGACATTGCCGCGTATGTCCATCATCTGGAGAAGTCACCTCACATGGTCAGTGCTACGATGAAAAGCATTACCGCGCTTCCGGTTACATGGAACGGAAAAGAAGAGCTGTCTCCGTTAGCAAAAGCTGCAGGAGGCAAGGTACAACCGCGCTATCGGGCCGAATTTACCCTGGTTGCGGTGACAATTGATGAGAAGAATGTTGTGCGGAAGAAGGGATAGCTGATGGAAGAAAAGCAGCGCCAATCGATTCTTGTTTTATTCAGTCTGCTATTCGTACTACTTGCAGTTTACTACTTTCTGTATTATCAGCCTGCTGTGCGAGAGAAAGAACAAGCTGAGGTACGTGTAGAGACACTAAAAAGCAAAGTGAGTGCCTTATCATCCAGACAAAAACAGACAGATGGCAAACCACCGCAGGAGCAGGTACAAAAAATTACTGAGCGCATCCCGGTTGAACCGTATACCGATCAGCTTGTGCTTGATCTGGGAAATTTGCAGAGTGTAGGTCGTGTGCGGATTGTGAACGTTTCGTTTGAGGAAGGGAAAGACGTAAACGTCAAGCAGCTCGCAGCATTGTTCGGAACGCCGCTTGCAAACGAGCAAGGGGACAAGAAGACGTCGCTTGAAGAAAAGCTCGATGTGACCGAGAAAAAAGAAGCAGCATCTGTCAAAAATGACGTAAAGCCTTCTGTGAATGTACAGGCTGTTGAGCAGGCACTTCCATCTGAAACGTTGAAAGCGGTAGAGATGAAGCTTACGGTGAAAGGGAATTATTCTGATATTTATACGTTTGTTAACGAACTACAAAATATCTCGCGTTACCTGCGTGTTGATGAGTTGTCGTTTACTTCTCCACGAAAAGATGATTTTGTGATTCCGAAAGACCAGCAGTTGAATGCGTCTCTCAAATTGACAAGCTACTACGCACCGCAGTATGCACCATTGCTTGATAAGAAACCGGAGCCGGTCGTGCCGGCTGCTGCAGGAAAGAAAGATCCAACCGTTGAATAAGTACAGCCCGCCGCGCATTGCGCGGTTTTTTTATTCCAGAAATAAAGGAATTATATGATTATTACATACCTTCTATGATTCTCTTTTGAAAAATAACATTAACATCATATATATAGTGCAACTTTTGCATCACATACATATTACTATTCATTTCTGTGTTATTATCTCGATAAAAGTATAGGCAGTACCCAATATCTTACTACAATTAGGGAGGAGCATAGGTGAACATTCGATTCCAGTCATTAAGAACAAAGGTCATCATTTTATGTTTATTTATTTTATTAATTCCTACTATCTTTATTGGGATCAGTACATATCAATCAACGAAAAACAAGTTAGATGAAGCTGGGAAACTGCAGCTTAAACAAAATGTCAAACTAGTAATTGGCATGATCAATCTTATGAACGAGCAAGTCGAGGTAGGGCATCTAACGAAAGAAGAAGCGCAGGAAAAAGTTCGGCAGCAATTACTGGGCGAAAAAAATGATAAAAATGTTCGTCCGATGAAAAAAGAATATACCGTTGGTAAAACCGGCTATCCATGGGCTGTAAACACAGATGCTATTTCCGTTATGAACCCGAACAATGAAGGACAAAACATCATGAATGTTAAAACTCCGGACGGGATTATTTTAGGGAAATCAATTGTTGAAACAGGGACAAACGGCGGCGGATATTTGACTTATAAATATAAGCTTCCCGACAATCCAAATAAATTAGAAACGAAAGTAGTGTATGTTGAAGCTGACCCCCACTGGGGCTGGGTTGTAGGCTCGGGGGCTTATGTCACTGAATTCAACCAGGGAGCTAACTACATCCTTTATCTTGTCATAATAATTTCAGGTATTGCTGTTCTTCTGGGAGCTATTATTGCCGGCTTCTTTTCGACACACCTCACAAGGCCAATTCTCGTTATCGCAAGAAAATTGAATGAAGTAGCAGCAGGCGATTTTACCGTTGAACCTGTTACGGTTCATTCAAAAGATGAAGTTGGCGAACTGGCGAAAGACTTTAATCATATGGTTACAAACATGAAGCAGGTTATTAGTGAAGTGAACTTGTCTGCTCAACATGTTGCTGCTTCATCAGAAGAATTAACAGCAAGTGCCGAGCAAACAAGCAAAGCAACGGAACAAATTACAGTAGCGATACAAGAATCAGCAAACGGGGCTGAAAAACAACAAGCAATGCTCCAACGAACAACTAGTTCTTTTGAAGAAATATCTGTAGGAATGCAGCGTATTGCCGAGAGTTCACGGACGATTTCCGACTCATCTGCCAATACGACAGAAACGGCGAAATCTGGTGAGGTCGCGGTTCAGAAGACGGTCAAGCAAATGAATTCGATCAGTATGTCTGTAAACGAGTCTGATACTGTCATTAAGTTATTGGATCAACGGACGAAAGAAATCGCAAAAATATTGAGTGTGATTACCGATATTTCGGCGCAAACGAACTTGTTGGCACTTAATGCGGCAATCGAAGCCGCACGGGCGGGGGAACACGGAAAAGGGTTTGCTGTTGTAGCAGAAGAAGTAAGAAAGTTGGCTGATCAATCCAGCCAGTCTTCTAGTCAAATCACAAAATTAATTGAAGAAATACATAAAGATATGGAGAATTCCATTCAAACGATGGGCAAAGTGAAGGAAGAAGTAGTGTCCGGGCTGGAAATCGCAAATGAAACGGAGAAAAGATTTCATGATATTCTCGTTTCTACAAGCCAGATTTCCCAGCAAATTGAGGAATTGGCGAGTGTCACCGAGCAGATATCTGCTAGTGTGCAGGAAGTTTCAGCAAGCGGGGAGAACGTTGCCCATATTGCTCAACAATCCCTGGCAAATTCACAAGACATTGCGGCTGCTTCTGAGGAACAACTGGCTTCCATGGAGGAAGTTACATCACTAGCAGCTACTCTGTCGAAGATGGCAGAGGAATTACAAGCACTCACTATTAGATTTAAGATTTAGCCCCGTTCCATCTGAAAAATAAAATAGACCTCCCGCTTACCAGGCGCAAGGGAGGTCTATTTCTTTTTTATACATAAACACCCGTAGTGAAACATATCGTATAGCAAGGACAAGCAAAGAGTGAGAGAAAGGAGACGCTTTTGATGAGCAAATGTCCAGACTATACGATTCGTACTCGACCCGTCCCCGAAGCGTCCAAGAAAGACAAAGAAACGAAAAATCCAAAGGTAACACTGAATACAGCACCTGTTTCTCAGGTGATAGATAGCAGCACTCCCCCTGTTATTGAGCCTGTTCCGATTGAAACAGATATACCACATGAGAGTGAAATCGTACCGTATGTAGAAGAAGCGGTCGGAAGAAGCGGCTTCATGGGAGGGAAAAATCGAAATTGGAATCGAAATAAAAAAGCGCAGCGGGCATTCGCGATACGGATCACCGGAATTGTCGGGGGAGCGGTTGCGGTTGGCCTGTTATTCGGTTATGCGGCGCTGCAGATGCTTGCCGTCCCAGAAGAAAAGCAGCGATCTGCTCCAGCCTCGCCTGTAACTGTTCAGCACGATGTTCCTCCCCCTGCTCCGGCTGCTTCTGTTCCGAAGCCGAAAGTCGAAGCGGCTGCACCAACTGCCCAAGCTGTCCAAACAAAATCGGTAGTGATCTCATTCCCTGCACTTCCGCTTTATATGGTGCAGGGCGGAGTCTTTACGACAAAAGAAGGAGCGGCGCAGGAGCAGGCGGCCTATAAGCAGAAAGGCTGGCCCGTATATCAAGTAGCAGATGGCGGCAAGTTCGCGGTGTTTCTCGGTATGGGAAGCTCCAAGGAGGAGGCGACGGCCATTGCTCAAATGTATCGGGACGCAAAGCAGGCGGTATATGTGAAAGAGAAGCCTGTAGCTGCCACGTCGGTTACGATTGCGGTGCCAGCAGGGCTAGAAGCGAAAGAAGTTGCGAATATCACAAAGATCGGGGACGTGCAGGCAGCCTTATGTAAAGAACTGTCAGCTATGACCAGCGAAGGTTTCCGAGAAGGGAAGGTAGCACCTGAACGTATGCAGCGGGTAGTGGAGCTTCATCAGCAGCTGCTTGATACGGGACGAAGCCTGCTTGCTGTTACAGATGAAAAAAAGAAGCCGCTCATTCAGACAGCATTGAACGAAGCAACGAGATCAATAGCGGCGACCAAACAGTTTAGCTCACAGTCAAACCGGACGTATTTGTGGCAGGCAGAAGAGGCCATGATGAAGTGGATGGGAGCTTCGCAAGCATGGCAAAATTCTTTGAAGCAGTAGAAGGAGGGAGACCTCCTTTTTCTTATTGTGCTGGTCCCATGACTTTGTTACACTAGATTACAATATGTGTTTACATGGAAGAAGAGGCACATGAACTTACTTAAATTGCATTTTTTGACTAAAGCAGGTGAATGATGTTGGCAAAGGCAAAACAGCGCTCGTTAATTCTTGCATCCGCATCACCGCGGCGCAAAGAGCTTCTTGAAGGACTCGGTTTGGCGTTTACTGTACAGCCGAGTGTAGCGAATGAAGTAGTGGAGGGGGACGTCTCTCCAGAAGAATTCGTAACCACCCTAGCTCGACGTAAAGCCCGTGATGTTGCATTTTCTCTTGCGGAGTCGGAAGAAGAAGTAGCGCTTGTCATCGGCTCGGATACCGTTGTCGTTTTAGGCGATGAGATTCTCGGTAAGCCGGCGGATGAGTTAGACGCGTTTCGTATTTTATCAAGCCTTCAGGGGAAAACCCATATCGTATATACCGGGGTATGCATCGTAGAAGCAGCGACTGGCAAAGAAAAAGTGGGCTATCGGGCAACCCGTGTTACGATGCGACCGTTGTCCCCTGACCGTATTCGTCGCTATATCGCTACAGGTGAACCGATGGATAAAGCGGGAGCCTACGGGATTCAGGGATACGGTGCCACGCTTGTCGAGAATATGGAAGGCGATTATTTTTCGGTTGTTGGCCTGCCGGTGTCATTGGTCAGTGACTTTTTGGAAGAATTTGGTGTACAATTGCTCTAGGTGCTTATTGCGCCTGAGGGGCGTACACATCATGTACAGCAGCGAGAACCCCCGGATTTTATAGGGAAATGGGGGAAGATCGACATGCATCCAGATAATACGACAGGGTCGTGTGTGATGCTGCGTGATATACCGGCGGCAGAGAGACCCAGGGAGCGGATGGAGCGGTTTGGACCTACTGCACTATCGAATGAAGAACTGCTCGCCGTGCTGCTCAGAACGGGCACGAAGCAGGAATCTGCACTAGCTCTTGCCGGGCGTATGTTATACGAGATCGGTGACTTGCGCGGATTAAAGTCTGTTTCGCTTGAAGAGTTGACGACCATTAAGGGGATAGGAAGCGCAAAAGCACTTCTTATTCTTGCCGGGTTGGAGCTTGGACGCCGCATTGCACTTCCGCCGCTCAACCGTGTTGCCGTGCGTTCACCGAAAGATGTGGCGGATGTGATGATGGAAGAGCTGCGTTATCACACACAGGAGCATTTTGTCTGCTTGTACTTGAATACGAAAAATCAAATTATTGGAAAAGATACGGTATTTATTGGAAGCCTGAATTCATCGGTCGTCCATCCCCGTGAAGTGTTTCACAAAGCGATTCGTCGCAGCAGCGCATCGGTGATTTGTCTTCATAATCATCCGAGTGGAGATCCCATTCCAAGTAAGGAAGATATTGATGTAACACGCCGCTTGCGGGAAGCTGGTAAAATACTGGGGATTGAATTGCTTGATCATGTTATTATAGGAGATGGACGGTTTTATAGCTTAAAAGAAAAAGGACATTTTATATGATGGTGCTTTTTCCTGATTGAAAATAAGGGACATTCGAGTATAATTTTATAGTTGTCGTATGACAGATCCGATCTGTAGCATGAAGGGAGATATCACACCAATGTTTGGTAGCTTTAATAGAGACATGGGTATTGATTTAGGAACAGCAAATACGTTAGTGTATGCAAAATCGAAAGGAATCGTAGTACGTGAACCGTCTGTAGTTGCACTGCGTACGGATACGGGCAGTATTGAAGCGGTAGGGAATTCTGCGAAGAGCATGATTGGTCGTACGCCAGGTAATATTGTGGCAGTGCGTCCGATGAAGGATGGCGTAATCGCAGACTTTGAAACAACAGCGACGATGCTGCGCTATTTTATTGAGCAGGCACAAAAAAGTCGTGGACTGTTCTCACGCAAACCGAACGTTATGGTGTGCGTGCCATCTGGCATTACCGCAGTAGAGAAGCGTGCGGTAGAAGATGCAACAAAACTTGCAGGGGCACGGGAAGCTTTTACGATTGAAGAGCCGTTCGCAGCGGCGATTGGTGCTGATCTTCCGGTATGGGAACCAACAGGAAGTATGGTAGTTGATATCGGCGGTGGCACAACAGAGGTTGCGATTATCTCACTGGGCGGTATTGTAACAAGCAAGTCAATTCGTGTTGCAGGCGATGAGATGGATGAAGCGATCATCCAATACATTAAGAAGAAATACAGCCTGATGATCGGGGAACGTACAGCTGAAATCCTGAAAATGGAGATTGGTTCTGCGATTCCACCAGAACAGAAGGAAACAATGGACATTCGCGGACGTGACCTGATTACAGGCCTACCGAAAACGATTGAAATTACCGCACAGGAAATTGCTGAAGCATTAAGTGAAACGGTAACAAGCATTGTTGATGCTGTGAAAATCACATTGGAGAAAAGCCCACCAGAGCTGGCGGCAGATATTATGGATCGTGGAATTGTGCTGACAGGTGGCGGTGCACTGCTTCGCAATCTGGACAGGCTTCTCACTGAGGAAACTGGCATGCCGGTTATCGTAGCGGAGAACGCGCTCGACTGTGTAGCAATTGGTACAGGACGTGCGCTTGAGAACTTGCATTTGTTTAAATCAAAGTCAGGCATTACTCAGCGTTCCGGACGCAATCGATAAGCGGGTGTTGACGGGTGATCAATTTTTTTGGCAATAAACGACTCATTGCAATATTGATTGGCCTGATTGTGCTGATCGTCATTATGGGTGCTACCATCAAGGAGCGCCCTTTTGCTACCTGGCCGGAGCGAGTGCTTAGGGATACGTCTTCGTTTGTACAGGGTATCTTTTATAAGCCGGCTTTGATGGTATCTGGTGCTGCTGGCGGTGTCCGACATATCTTTAATGTGTATGAGGAGAATAAACAGCTGAAGGCGGATCAGAACCAGTATGCTCACGTAAAGGCAGAAGCAGAAGAGTTGAAGCGGCAAAACCGCGAGCTTCGTCTGATGCTCGATATTAAAGATAACAAGCTGTCCAAGTACGACACAATAGCAGCGGATGTGATTGCGCGTACGCCAGATCGATGGAATAACCTGTTAACAATCAGCAAGGGAAAAAATGATGGTGTGACACCAAACATGGCGGTTCTTTCGTCTGACGGAGCTCTCATTGGACGGGTGCAGTCTGTATCTACGTTCTCCTCACAAGTAGAGCTTTTAATGGATATTGAAGAGGAGAATCACATTGCGGCTGTAATTCAGGGAACGCAGGCGATCTATGGTGTTATTGAAAGCTATGACTTGGATAAGCATGAACTGATTATGCGGAAAATCCCGAAAGTAAAAGATTTGAAAATTACGCCGGGACAATATGTCACAACGTCGGGCATGGGTGGCGTAATGCCGGCCGGTTTATTAATTGGTCAGGTTAGTTCCGTTGGTGAAGGAGATTATGGTCTGACACAGACGGCACGGATTACACCTTTGGCGAACTTCTATCAGCTAGAGCATGTATTTGTTGTCAATCGCAGTTTTGTCGCACCACCTGTTGTTAACAATCCAACGCCAAAGCCCGGTAGTCAAACAGGAGAAGGGCAGGGAGTGGGGCAATGAGGAATGGATGGCTTTATGCGGTAATGCTCCTCTTTTTTATCCTGGAAGGTACGGTGGCTCAGGTGTTCGCTCCGGATGTATGGGGGGCGAGCTGGATTGTTGTGCCGCGTTTTGCCCTGGCTGGAATTGTGCTGATCGGACTGTATGCAGGCCGGAGAAAGGGGCTTATCTTCGGCCTTTTCTTCGGTCTTTTGTATGATGTACTATATGCACAGGTGATTGGGGTAGAAGTACTTGCGATGGGGACGATGGGGTATCTAGCTGGTCTTACGTCTCGTTATTTCCATCAGAACTTTATGCTTGCCGTGGTCGATGTGATCGTGCTGACTGCGTTACATGAGTGGATCACATATGAAATTTATGATTTATTTAATCTTGCTTCTATGAATCTGTTACATTTGTTTATCAAGGAGATTATACCTACTGCTGTGTGTAGTGCACTGTTTACGCTTATTGTGTTCCGACCTTTCAGCTATATTTTGAACCGGACTCTTCTTAAGAAGGAGATTGTATAGGGAAGGAAGGAAAAAATGTGCTTTGTAGCGAATAGACAAGGAGGTAGGGGGAAGGCTAGCATATGGTAAAAGTAAAGCAAAACGTATGGATAAAAGGGACGAAAGACGGACTTGTCTTTCATCTTGATGATGCTTGCGCCTTTAGCGACCTGCTTGATGAGCTGCAGGAAAAAGTGCATAACAGTCACCAGCAGATTTTAAGTGGCCCGATCATTAGTGTCGTGCTTAAATTCGGGCGGCGCTATGTAACGGCAGAGCAAGAGGAGAGTATCCGAGAGATTCTACGCCATCGTGGCAATCTAGTTGTGCGAAAAGTAGAATCTGATGTCATTACCAAAGAGGAAGCGTTGCAGGAAAAGTTGTCTGCGCAGATGCAGATTTATTCGCGGACTGTGCGCTCAGGTCAAGTTATCCGACATAATGGGGATCTCTTGCTGCTTGGCGATGTGAATTCGGGGGCGCTTGTTGTTTGTACAGGTAACATTTATGTATTGGGTTCTCTTCGAGGAACGGTACATGCGGGAGCGGAAGGATGCGAAGAGGCGATTATTGCCGCGTATGACTTCATCCCAAGCCAGGTACGAATTGCAGGTGTGTTGTTTTCTGATTCACCGGAGGCAGAGCAAATTACGCGGATGGAGTTTGTCTATGTAAGAGACAACCATCTTATAAAGGCACCGATGAGCCAGCTTCATAAAATACGGCCCGGTCTTGGGCAGTTTGTCATATGAGATAGAGAAGAGGGGGAATCCTCATGAGTGAAGCCATTGTAGTGACTTCAGGGAAAGGCGGAGTCGGCAAAACGACAACGACAGCGAATATCGGGACAGCGCTAGCTCAGTTGGGCAAAAAAGTATGCATGATTGATACAGACATTGGCCTACGCAATCTTGATCTTGTCATGGGACTGGAAAATCGAATCATCTTTGATCTTGTGGATGTGGTGGAAGGAAACTGTAAGCTGCATCAAGCGATGATTAAAGACAAGCGGTTTGATGATTTACTGTACTTGCTTCCAGCCGCTCAGACGAAAGATAAGTCTGCGGTCACAACAGAGCAGATGAAGAAACTGGTGGATGAGTTAAAAGCAGATTTTGATATCGTACTGATTGACTGTCCGGCAGGTATTGAGCAGGGCTTTAAAAATGCAGTAGTTGGCGCAGATAAGGCAATTGTCGTTACAACGCCGGAAATCTCCTCCATTCGGGACGCAGACCGGGTGATTGGTCTACTTGAACGAGAGAATCTTACGGCGACATATCTCGTTATCAACCGTATTCGCCCACATATGACACAGAGCGGTGATATGCTTGATGTAGAAGATGTTGTGTCTATGCTGTCCGTTGACCCGATCGGCTATGTGCCGGATGATGAAGAAGTAATTAAGCATTTGAATTTACGAGAGCCCGTCGCAATGAATCATGAAGCAAAAGCAGGTATTGCATACCGGAACATCGCGCGCCGGATGCTTGGCGATTCGGTTCCATTTTTAAACATGGACGAGCCGGATGGATTTTTTAAAAAGGTCAAGCGGTTGTTTGGAATGAAATAGCGCGGTGCGTGTACGCATCGGAGGATAGACGACCATGGAGTTCGACAAGAAATATATACGGAATTTAGACTGGCTGTTGATTTTACTTTTGATGTGCCTCGGTATTTTTAGTTTTATCGGGATTTCCGGGGCGACGACTTCAGCTAACTACGAATGGAAGCAAGTAATCTGGTACGGGTTTGGGTTTCTTGTTCTGACCGGGGTTTTGCTGTTTGATTATCATTCGTTTAGCAATGGGGCGTATGCGCTGTATGGATTCGGGCTTGTTCTGATTATCGGGGTGTTATTCACTCCCTTAAAAAGTGGTGCGCACAGTTGGTATCAGCTGGGTGTAATTGACTTTCAGCCTTCTGAGTTGATGAAAATTTTTACAATTATAGCGGTCGCCCGGTATTTATCGAAGATGGATGAGTTGGAAGAAAGTATTGCAGATTTCCGTCATCTGTTTCGCATCCTTTTGCTTATAGGTGTGCCGACTTTTTTAATTTTCATACAACCGGATCTTGGGACTTCACTCGTCTTCATGGGTATTTTGTTCAGCATATTAATCGTAGCAGGCTTGCCTGTCCGGTATTTTGCCATTATGGGTGCGCTTGTTGCTATTTTTCTCGGATCGCTGATGTATATTTTCACGTATCACCAGCAGTTTTTTACTGAGCATATTATGCATGAGTACCAGTGGATGAGGATTGCGTCCTGGCTGGACCCATATAACGATAAATATAAGAAGGAAGGCTACCAGCTTCGTCAGTCACTGACGGCGATCGGGTCCGGCCAGCTTGCCGGCAAAGGAATTAATCAGGGCACACAGGCACGTAATGGCTGGGTGCCAGTTGGGGAAAGTGACTTTGTATTTACCGTTATTGGGGAAGAGCTTGGCTTTATCGGTTCGAGTATTTTAATCTTTCTGTATTTCTTTTTTGTATACAGGATGGTGCGCATTGCGATGGAGGCTAAAGATACGTTTGGTATGTATGTCATAGCCGGTGTGATCGGAATGTATGTGTTTCAGATTTTCGAGAACATCGGCATGACGATTCAATTGATGCCTATTACCGGGATCCCGCTTCCGTTCATCAGTTATGGAGGAAGTTCGCTTATCACAAACTTTCTTGTTATGGGGATTGTGCTGAACATCGGGATGCGCCGCAAAAAGCTTATGTTTGATTAAGAATATCGCCCATTTCCTTCTCATACACTTGTACTACGAAACGGACAAGGGAGAGGGGGATGGGCGTATGTCATTTTATGATACAGACGGCATTAAACGCCGCCGGGAAGAGAGGGTACGTCGCTTGCGGGAGCAGATGGAGAATACCTACTCTTCCTATTTTTTTGATGAGCCAGATAAGTCTTTGCCGTATGAAGAAGAGGAGCATGATTCGTATCGGGTAGACCGGGCGTATCGTGAGCGTTATCAGGAGAGACGGGATGAGCGATATGAACCGGAGCGAAATCGATATTACGAACATGAAGAGCCGTATCACCGATATCATTACACAGGAGAACCATACTCTAGGTACTCGGATGAGCGATATATCCCGGCAGCTCGCCTTCCGGGCAATCGATCGCAGAAGAGGCGTCCGGGAACGCCTTCTGGACCGATGCGTCGTGGGGATAAATGGTTAATCAAGGTTATTGCTTCGCTGTTT includes the following:
- the mreC gene encoding rod shape-determining protein MreC is translated as MINFFGNKRLIAILIGLIVLIVIMGATIKERPFATWPERVLRDTSSFVQGIFYKPALMVSGAAGGVRHIFNVYEENKQLKADQNQYAHVKAEAEELKRQNRELRLMLDIKDNKLSKYDTIAADVIARTPDRWNNLLTISKGKNDGVTPNMAVLSSDGALIGRVQSVSTFSSQVELLMDIEEENHIAAVIQGTQAIYGVIESYDLDKHELIMRKIPKVKDLKITPGQYVTTSGMGGVMPAGLLIGQVSSVGEGDYGLTQTARITPLANFYQLEHVFVVNRSFVAPPVVNNPTPKPGSQTGEGQGVGQ
- the mreD gene encoding rod shape-determining protein MreD, translating into MRNGWLYAVMLLFFILEGTVAQVFAPDVWGASWIVVPRFALAGIVLIGLYAGRRKGLIFGLFFGLLYDVLYAQVIGVEVLAMGTMGYLAGLTSRYFHQNFMLAVVDVIVLTALHEWITYEIYDLFNLASMNLLHLFIKEIIPTAVCSALFTLIVFRPFSYILNRTLLKKEIV
- the minC gene encoding septum site-determining protein MinC, translated to MVKVKQNVWIKGTKDGLVFHLDDACAFSDLLDELQEKVHNSHQQILSGPIISVVLKFGRRYVTAEQEESIREILRHRGNLVVRKVESDVITKEEALQEKLSAQMQIYSRTVRSGQVIRHNGDLLLLGDVNSGALVVCTGNIYVLGSLRGTVHAGAEGCEEAIIAAYDFIPSQVRIAGVLFSDSPEAEQITRMEFVYVRDNHLIKAPMSQLHKIRPGLGQFVI
- the minD gene encoding septum site-determining protein MinD; translation: MSEAIVVTSGKGGVGKTTTTANIGTALAQLGKKVCMIDTDIGLRNLDLVMGLENRIIFDLVDVVEGNCKLHQAMIKDKRFDDLLYLLPAAQTKDKSAVTTEQMKKLVDELKADFDIVLIDCPAGIEQGFKNAVVGADKAIVVTTPEISSIRDADRVIGLLERENLTATYLVINRIRPHMTQSGDMLDVEDVVSMLSVDPIGYVPDDEEVIKHLNLREPVAMNHEAKAGIAYRNIARRMLGDSVPFLNMDEPDGFFKKVKRLFGMK
- the rodA gene encoding rod shape-determining protein RodA, which gives rise to MEFDKKYIRNLDWLLILLLMCLGIFSFIGISGATTSANYEWKQVIWYGFGFLVLTGVLLFDYHSFSNGAYALYGFGLVLIIGVLFTPLKSGAHSWYQLGVIDFQPSELMKIFTIIAVARYLSKMDELEESIADFRHLFRILLLIGVPTFLIFIQPDLGTSLVFMGILFSILIVAGLPVRYFAIMGALVAIFLGSLMYIFTYHQQFFTEHIMHEYQWMRIASWLDPYNDKYKKEGYQLRQSLTAIGSGQLAGKGINQGTQARNGWVPVGESDFVFTVIGEELGFIGSSILIFLYFFFVYRMVRIAMEAKDTFGMYVIAGVIGMYVFQIFENIGMTIQLMPITGIPLPFISYGGSSLITNFLVMGIVLNIGMRRKKLMFD